Genomic segment of Psychrobacter sanguinis:
CATAAACAAACCGGAGCCATGCATTATCACTTGGCACATCCTAGCGATGAAAATGCATTCTTAGTTGGTTTTCGTACTCAGCCTATGGACTCAAAAGGCGAGGCTCATATTCTTGAGCATACTGCCCTTTGTGGTTCTGCCAAATATCCGGTACGCGACCCTTTCTTCTCAATGATCAAACGCTCATTGAATACCTTTATGAATGCCATGACCGCTGCCGATTGGACCGCTTATCCCTTTGCTACCCAAAATAAAAACGACTACTTTAACCTGTTGTCGATATATTTAGACGCGTCTTTCTTCCCGAATTTACACCCACTAGATTTTGCTCAAGAAGGCATTCGTGTCGAACTTGATGAGCAAGATAAGCCGCAATTCAAAGGCATTGTGTTTAATGAGATGAAAGGGGCAATGAGTGGTGAGATAGACCAGCTGTATCACAGTGTGGCCCATCACTTATTCCCAACCACCACTTATCATTATAATTCTGGAGGGGATCCTGCAGATATTCCAGACTTGACCCATGCAGAATTGGTTGAGTTTCATCAAAGCCATTACCATCCTTCAAACAGTGTGATTATGAGCTTTGGTAATATTCCAGTACAGCAAACTCAGGCCAAACTACATGAAGATGCTTTGGCACAATTTAGCCTCGGCAAAAAGCATGAGTCTCGTCCTGAAGTTCGTCTAGAAGCGCCGATACAAGTTACTGAGACTTACACGGTTGATGAGATTGATAAAGCGCAGACTCACCATGCTATGGCGTGGTTATTGCCAGAGATTACTGATCCTAAACAGCGTTTGGCCTTGCGTCTGTTAGAAGGGGTGTTGATCGAACATGCAGGCTCTCCGCTGCGCGCTTATTTAGATAGTCATCCGTTGGCTACCGGTCCAAGTCCATTATTAGGCCTAGACGACAGTCATTTTGAGATGGTGTTCTACGCCGGTATACGTGGCTCAGAGCCTGAGCATGCCGATGCCATTGAACAAGGTATCTTAGAGTTATTGCAGCAAGTGGCTGATAATGAGATTGACCCTGAAGCCATCGAAACCATATTGCATCAAATTGAAATTGATCAACGTCATATTGGCGGTGACAGTATCCCTTATGGTCTAAACCTGATGTTAGAAGGGTTTAGTACAGCCATTCATGATGGTAACCCGATTGATATATGGGAAGTTGATGAGCATTTACAGTGGCTACGTGAGCAAGTCAAAGATCCTGCTTGGTTGCCTGGGTTATTGCAGCAGCATTTGATTGACAACCCACATCGTGTGCGTGTCACTCTAGTACCGGATGCCACCAAATCTGCCAAACTGGTTGAAGCAGAGCAAGCGCGTTTAGACGCTCTTGAAGCCCGTTTAACTGAAGAAGATAAGCAAAAGCTTAAGGAGCAAGCGGCACAGTTAGCGGCACGTCAAGCAGCGCCTGATGATTTAAGTTTATTGCCTAAAGTGGGTTTAGAGGATGTGCCTGAGTCAATCAGCTTTACTCATGGTAAGCAGGTGCCTATTAAGCTGGCAGGTGATGACAGTGTGCTACATCAATATGAAGCAGGCACCAATGGCTTATATTATTATCAATTGATTATGCCTCTAGTGGGTCAAGATGAGTTGATTAACCACCCACTGTTGCCAATTTATCTAGGTCTATTGTCTGATTTGGGAACTGATACCTTGTCAGCGCGAGATTTTCAAGCGTTACAAGCGGCTCATTCTTCAGGGGTTACTGCCCGGGTTAGTCAGCGTACTGCCATCGATGATCCTAATGGCCTAACCAGTTACTTTGTGGTAGCGACCCGAGCATTAAACCGTAAGCCTGAAGCGATTGACTTGGTAAAACAAGTCCTTGAACACAGTATCTTTACCGAGCATGACCGCATCAAAGAGTTACTACAGCAAAGACGAGCAGGGTGGCAGTCACGTCTTGCCAGCTCAGGACATGCTTATGCAATGCAGACGGCAAGCCGTGGCATGAGTCGCCAAGCAGAACTTGAATATGTGCGTAGTGGTTTGCCGGCGTTAAATGCGCTAAAAGAGTTTTTAGGCAATGCGGCCGAAGATGATGCTAAATGGGATCAGTTAAGCCAAGCGCTTATGGTGCTACACAAGCGCCTAGCCAGCCTACCTAAACAGGCGCTGATTGTCTGTGAGCCTGAGCAAACAGCGCACTTTAAAGACCTTATTGAGAAAAGTTGGGAAGAGTCGCTATATACCAATAAAGTTGCGCAAGACACTCAGGCTCTAGCGGCCACTATTCCTAGTGAGTATACTCAGTTGCAGCTTAGCTTAGGGGCCGCAAGTGCCGAAACTAAGTTAGCGCCAGTAGAGAGACAAGCCGAAGACATGGCGTGGTTGGTAGCGACCAACGTCTATCACAATGCGGCCGCTTATCCTGTGGTACCTGCAGATCATCCAGACACGGCAGCGCTAATGGTATTAGCACCTTACTTACGCAACGGCTATTTGCACAGTGCTATTCGTGAGCGTGGTGGAGCATACGGTGGCGGTGCCGGCTATGATGCCAATGCCTGTGCTTTCAAGTTCTTTAGCTACCGTGACCCCCATTGTGCCGAAACTTTTGAGCACTTTGAGCAAAGTGTCAATTGGTTGCTTAATGAGCCTCAAAAGCCTGAGCAATTGGAAGAGGCTATCTTAGGGATTGTTTCAGGTATGGACAAGCCAGGCTCACCTGCTGGAGAAGCAGTGAAGTCTTGTTTCTCTGACTTACATAACCGCGGTGAGGCATGGCAACAAAAAATGCGTGGCAATATTCTGGCAGTGACCTTAGAAGATTTGCAGCGCGTGGCAACCACTTATCTAAAAGACAAGCCAAGCAGTAAAGCGGTATTGGCCCCTTATGATAAAGAAGAGGTGGTGCAACAGCTTGGCTTCAAAGTGGCCAAAGTGGCAAGCTAAGACTGGTATAGGCTGTGGTATAAAGCCATTAAGAAAAGAGGTGAGCTCAATGCTCACCTCTTTTTTTGCCCAAAACAGCAATTGTCTATAAATCAAAGCAATAAACCATAATTTGTGTTTAGATAGCAGCCTATATGCCTACTTTCAAAAAATAGCTTATGTTTTGGAAGCCAGCCCTATATTTAACGATCCTATTTTGACAACCCTACGAGAAAGCAATGTTTAGTGAGCAAGATGAGTACCATAACCCCAGTAAAAACCATCATGGCCCAGACCCTGGGAAAATGACTAAGACCGACCACACCAAAAGTTACCGCTATTTATTGCGTTTTGCACTGCCTTACACCTTGCTTTATGTGTTTGTGCCCTCTTTGCTAAACGAAGTGGGCTTGCCGCTCTCAGGAATTGTCCTATCGGTTTTGGTGATTTTGCTGTTGAATATAGCGGTTGTTGCTCTGTTTAATCGGTTTGAAGCCCGAGCTTTAGAGAGAATAGAGTGTCATCGTATTGGCCTATTGACCTCGCTATTGACCTTGATTGCCACCTCATTATTGATGATTTATTCTTTGTATGATTTATCCGCTGGAGAGCTAAGTGTCACTGCATTAAAAGAAAATGGGGTGATACCGATGTTGGTCATAAGCGGCGCAATCGGCTTTGCCATTAACTATGTGGTCGTGGTTTATGGCTTATGGCTATTACAAAAGATATGGCCAAGGTCTCACTAATCAACGAGCGTCATAAACATTGTCAGTTAGCTAATAAGGATTAGCTAATGATTTAGTTCAGTCAGTTCAGGCAATGCTTCGAGCTTTGTTAGTTCTGCTTCTATTAAATCTGGTAGTTGTTCAAGATTTGGCAACGTCCGCGAACAACCAATAATTCCGAAATGCATTTTATCAAGATAGCTGGTCAAAGTAATGTTTAACGCTTGACCATTGAAAATGACTGAAGCGGGATATAGCGCAGTCAATGCTGCCCCATTCCAGTACAACGTCTCTTTGGGTCCTGGTACATTGGAGATGAGTATATTAAAGGCCTGTTTTTTGGGATAAGCATTGGTCAATAAGTTAACGCCTTCCCAAGCATAACTAATGGCACTGTAATTAATAACTTGTGCCTGTGCCATACGTCCAAATTTATCTTTACCTATGGTCATGCTGGCATGAATGGTATTCATTCTCTCTTTAAGATCGGTAATATCGGTTGCTAAATTGCATAATACCAACGAGGTTTGGTTGCCAGACACACTGTCATCCTTACGCAGTGAAACAGGAACGAAAGCGATTAAAGACTCTTTTGGCAGCTGTTGTAATTGCAATAAATAGCTGCGTAATGCGCCTGAGCAAATAGCCAGTGCCACATCATTGGTGGTAACTTGTAACCTTTCCGCGATTTTTTGGAATCTAGATAAGGCATAGGTATTGGCTAAGAAAGTTCTGGTGTTTGAGATACGCTGATTTAATAGGCTGGCTGGTGCCTGTAAGGTTGACACATAGCCAACCTCATCGCGCTCTTTAATGTCATTTTTGAGTTCACCAAATACGGGCTTAATGCTCCCGATTTGCTCTTTGACGATGCCGCCAAAAGTACGTTTGGGAGGGACGATTTTTTCTAAGTTGCTCTCATCACGTCTTAGCAATGCCCAAGGGGGCAAGGTCATAACCTCAGTGGGTGAGGATGAAAGCGAGCGCTCAACAAGACGCATCGCTGCCACACCATCCACTAACGAATGGTGAATCTTAAAATATAAAGCAAAATATTTAGCGTCCGGTTTATCGTCAGTGGCCAGCCCCTCTATGCCTTCGATAATATGACATTCCCATAAAGGGTAGTCCTTATCTAGCATATTTGCATGTACATCTGACACATAAGAAAGCAAAGCTTTACTTGAATAGGGCTTTGGCAAGGCCGTATGATGAAAGTGATAATGAATATCAAAGTTATTGGTGGTTTTCCAAAATGTTAAATTGTGAAGCACCTGATTAAAAGGAAAAGTAGGCGGCGTGTTACCCTTACGCATTTGACGTACTAAGTCACTCACAAAGTCAGGCTTTGCAGATGCCGGAATATCAAACAAAAACAGCCCACCAACATGCATGGGCTGTTTTTGTTTTTCAATTAAAAAAAACAATTGTTCTACTAACGAAACTAAGCGCATACGACCTCTTGCGACTTTGACCTTCTGGTCAGCATTATTCACGGATACCCAACTTTCTTTCGTTGCAAATAAGCTCTAAATAGGCCAATTCATTTTCAAGTAGCTTCAATAGACTTTGGGTCTTCGGTAAGGTTTTACTACAAGCGATAATACCAAACTCAATTTTATCCAAATAACTGGCCAAGGTAATATTCATGGCTTGACCGTTGAATAGAATAGAGGCGGGATATAGTGCCCTTAATTCAGCCCCATTCCAGAAGAGCTTTTTCTGTGACCCTGGAACGTTGGATATAATTAGATTGAACGCCTGCTTTTTGGGATAAGCACTGGTCAGGATGTTAACAAGCTCCCAACTATAAGAAACCAAGCTGTAGTTAATTACTTCAGACTGATTCATACGACCAAAGCGTTGTTTGCCATCATTCATACTACTGTGCACTAGCTTTAAGCGGCTCAGTGGGTTTTCTAAATGAGTGCCCAAGTTGCATAAGATAAAGGCAAATTGGTTGCCCGAAGCACTGCCATCCTTACGCATTGAATAAGGTACCCAAGCAATTAAAGGCTCGTCTGGTAGCTCATTAAGCGCCAATAAATAGTTACGTAGCGCGCCAGAGCAGATGGTTAGCACCACATCGTTAAGACTTACGCCTAAGTTACTGGCCACATTTTTGAACCTATTGATGTCATAGGATTCAGCGATGAATCGTCTTGAGCTTGAAATACTTTGATTCAAAATAGAGGCAGGCGCCTGAGTGGTCCTAACAAAGTTTGAATCTTTGCTTTGTCCCACAGTACGAGCAAGTTCACTAAACACAGGCTTGGCAGTCTTAAATTGATCTTTAATAATACTAAGCGCAGAGCTTTTTTTGTCTGGTAAGATGCTTTCAATCTCATAACGGTGACGCATCATTAATGACCATAGCGGTAAGGTCATGGTCTCATTCGGTGACTGTGATAAAGATTTTTGCACCAAGCGCATAGCGGCAACACCATCTACCAATGAGTGGTGTATCTTAAAATAAAGACCAAAGCGTTTGGGGCGACCCGGTGCTTCAGGTTCAATACCTTCAATAATATGACATTCCCATAAAGGACGGGCTCGGTCTAATAGACGGCCATGCTCTTTTGAGATATAGGACAACAGCTCCCGTATCCGCGCAGGCTTAGGCAGGGCAATATGACGGAAATGATGTTCAACATCAAACTCTTCATCCTTAGTCCAGTAAGTCAAGTTATGTAGCACTTGGTTAAAGGGGAAGGTAGGCGGTACTTTGGAGTTTTGCATTTGTTGTACCAATGAAAGTACAAAATCTTCATCGGCTTCTACAGGCACTTCAAATAAAAACAATCCACCAACATGCATGGGTTGTTTTCGTTTCTCTACCATTAAAAAGAGTAAGTCTAGTATCGATAATAAACGCATAGCATTCCTTTGCTTAAATAAAGTGACCGCATAAAAGAAGTCGCAATTGTAGAGAAAAACTTATTGTCATAGCTATTTGAACACTCATAACGTAATCATATTAATGCAAAACCTATTGCAATAAAATAGGCAATGTGGCGGACGTCTTTATTTAAAAACGTCCCTGAAAAACAGTCGTTAACTAGAAGGTTAAACCACTGAACGGTTTACTGAAAAAAGTACCCAGTTTGTGGTGAACTTGGTACGGCCATCTTGCGTTTGGGCATGCGAACGGCTAGATAAGAGGCTCGTCCAGCCCAAATGGCATGTTTCATAGCGTGAGCCATTAATACAGGATTGCTGGCGTGCGCAATGGCTGAGTTCATTAGTACCCCGTCACAGCCAAGCTCCATAGCAATGGCGGCATCAGATGCGGCACCGACACCAGCATCTACCAAGACAGGAATGTTTTGGGCTTTGGTATTTTCGATAATCAGGCTTAAATTATGCGGATTTAATAACCCCAAACCTGAACCAATCAAGCTGCCCAATGGCATAATCGCTACGCAGCCCATGCTGGCAAGCTCTTTGGCCACAATGGGATCATCTGAGGTATACACCATAACCTCAAAACCATCGTCAATTAACTTTTGCGCTGCAATAAGGGTCTGCGTAACATTAGGATATAAGGTTTCTTGATCACCCAATACCTCTAATTTAACCAAGTTATGTCCATCTAATAGCTCGCGGGCTAACTGACAGGTACGTATGGCAGTATCCGCATCAAAACATCCGGCAGTATTAGGTAGAATGGTATATTTTTCAGGAGAGATAACGTCTAGTAAATTTGGCTGATCGCTATGCTGACCAATATTGGTGCGGCGAATCGCCACGGTAACGATTTCAGCCCCAGACGCTTCAATAGCCTCGCCAGTTTGCTGCAAATCTTTGTATTTACCCGTACCCACTAAGAGTCTAGATGAAAATGTCCGGCTACCAATTTGGAAAGTATCGTTTTTTAGTGGTTCAATAGAGGAGAGAGAGTGGTTTTCTTCTGTCACGGTTTGCATAGTCATTCCAGTTACCTTGAGGTGAGAGGAAAAGGTGCATTCAATGATTGACTTATCATAACCACCCATCCTCGGGAGATGTCTCGGCATTATAACAAATTAGCAGAGGAATCAGGTCCTAATATCAAACCTATAGTCTATTTCTCCTCATTGATAGCCAAGTTATTGATGTTTTTGACTATTCGTCCTATTGGGCTATGGTATAAGTGCTGTGTTTAATGCTTAGGCAGCTATTAAGGCACTTGATAGCAGACATAACTTGAGTAATCCTTTATAATCCTTAAATAATATTGGTTAACAGTCGTTTTTTGAAACGACCTGTTTAAGCATGAGATTTGACAAGGGTTGGAATATGGATTCATCACGACAATTGCTATTGGGTACAGGCGTATTTATTGGTGGCGGCATATTGCTGTTGTCCATGGTGAAACAAATGGACGCTCCCAAAGATACCGCTGCAGATAATGCCATAAAAGTAGAACAAGTCAGCAGTGCTGTAAAGTCTGATCAAGACCCGTTGACCGCTGATCTTGAGACAGAAGAGCGCTTATTGGCGCAGAAACGTCTTGAGCGTGAAAAGAAAATGGCGCAATTGGATCAGAAGACACGTGAGTTTTTGACCGAGCAGGAAAGGGCAGAAGCCTTAGCCATGCAAAAAGCACGTCTTGAGAATGAACAGTATCGCAGTGGCGCCGCTGAGCCTGTTGTTGATGAAGTCCCAAAAGATCAAGTGACTTCTAAGGTGGCGGTTCCAGTGACCAAACCTGTGGTAACGGCAAGACCAGTAGAGCAGGTAGCGACACCTGTGACAGGGACTCAAGTACAAGCTCGAACTGAGGCTCAACCTGCTAAAGAGGCTGTCAAAGCAAAGCCTGAGCCGAAGCCGCAAGCTGAAACGGCTTCAAAGGCATCTAGCAGCACCCAAAAGCATACTGTAAGAAGTGGTGAAGGGTTAATTAAGTTATCGCGTCAGTATAATGTACCTGTTGAAGCCATTGTCCAGGCCAATAAACTGTCGAAAGGCGCTCACATTCGAGTGGGGCAAGAACTTACTATTCCCTCACGTAGTCAAGTAGATCGTTTGGTACGTGATTATAATGCGAGTAGTGGTAATCAGCAGAAAGCACAACAGACCCAAGCTGCTGCCTCTAAACCTGCAGCCGCAGCCAGTAAAGCCCCCACTAGCCAACAGGGACACCAAGTCAAATCTGGCGACGGCCTAATCAAACTGGCCCGCCAATATAATGTGCCAGTAGAAGCCTTGGCTCAGGCTAATAATATGAGTACCAACTCTTCTCTAAGAGTCGGACAAAATATTACCATTCCGTCACGTAAGCAAGTCGAAAGATTGCAACGAGAAGCGGAGCAAAAGAAAGCGGCTGTTGCCAAAAAACAAGACGCTCAGAAGCGTTTGGCTGAAGCACGTCGTAAAGCGGCTAATGGCGAAGCCAAAGGCACTTTCGGGGTACAAGTAGCGTTGGCTGATAGTCAGCAAAAAGCCGATGCGATTGTGAAGGAGCTTAGAGCGGCCGGCTATCCTGCGACCACTAGCAATACCAGCAAAGGGGTGCGAGTGGTAGTGGGTCCAGAAAAGGGTAAAGAAGCGGCTTTGGCTCTAAAAGATAAAATCAATGCCGATCCAAACGCAGACGTAAACAATGCTTGGGTACTTTATTGGCGTTAAGGTTTCAGTTATTGACTGATGATTTTAGCCTTGGAAATAGTAATGTGGAGCTAGGTGGAAAACTGGTTTCAATTAACGTGACCTAGACCACAAAACAGTAAGCCTTATTTATTTTAATAACACGACATTAGATGTCGTGTTTTTTTATCGACCTTCATAAAGCGGATGGCTGTTTGGATAATAAGTGCGATAATAAGCATATAAATAAGAGCCTATAAATGCTACAAACGTTTGTTTTTAAAACGTATTTAAATACAGCAACAGCATTCTCGATTTTGCGAAATTT
This window contains:
- a CDS encoding insulinase family protein, with translation MKQDNVAPDLTLHPSFELIQQRKIEALSLDVIISKHKQTGAMHYHLAHPSDENAFLVGFRTQPMDSKGEAHILEHTALCGSAKYPVRDPFFSMIKRSLNTFMNAMTAADWTAYPFATQNKNDYFNLLSIYLDASFFPNLHPLDFAQEGIRVELDEQDKPQFKGIVFNEMKGAMSGEIDQLYHSVAHHLFPTTTYHYNSGGDPADIPDLTHAELVEFHQSHYHPSNSVIMSFGNIPVQQTQAKLHEDALAQFSLGKKHESRPEVRLEAPIQVTETYTVDEIDKAQTHHAMAWLLPEITDPKQRLALRLLEGVLIEHAGSPLRAYLDSHPLATGPSPLLGLDDSHFEMVFYAGIRGSEPEHADAIEQGILELLQQVADNEIDPEAIETILHQIEIDQRHIGGDSIPYGLNLMLEGFSTAIHDGNPIDIWEVDEHLQWLREQVKDPAWLPGLLQQHLIDNPHRVRVTLVPDATKSAKLVEAEQARLDALEARLTEEDKQKLKEQAAQLAARQAAPDDLSLLPKVGLEDVPESISFTHGKQVPIKLAGDDSVLHQYEAGTNGLYYYQLIMPLVGQDELINHPLLPIYLGLLSDLGTDTLSARDFQALQAAHSSGVTARVSQRTAIDDPNGLTSYFVVATRALNRKPEAIDLVKQVLEHSIFTEHDRIKELLQQRRAGWQSRLASSGHAYAMQTASRGMSRQAELEYVRSGLPALNALKEFLGNAAEDDAKWDQLSQALMVLHKRLASLPKQALIVCEPEQTAHFKDLIEKSWEESLYTNKVAQDTQALAATIPSEYTQLQLSLGAASAETKLAPVERQAEDMAWLVATNVYHNAAAYPVVPADHPDTAALMVLAPYLRNGYLHSAIRERGGAYGGGAGYDANACAFKFFSYRDPHCAETFEHFEQSVNWLLNEPQKPEQLEEAILGIVSGMDKPGSPAGEAVKSCFSDLHNRGEAWQQKMRGNILAVTLEDLQRVATTYLKDKPSSKAVLAPYDKEEVVQQLGFKVAKVAS
- a CDS encoding WS/DGAT/MGAT family O-acyltransferase is translated as MNNADQKVKVARGRMRLVSLVEQLFFLIEKQKQPMHVGGLFLFDIPASAKPDFVSDLVRQMRKGNTPPTFPFNQVLHNLTFWKTTNNFDIHYHFHHTALPKPYSSKALLSYVSDVHANMLDKDYPLWECHIIEGIEGLATDDKPDAKYFALYFKIHHSLVDGVAAMRLVERSLSSSPTEVMTLPPWALLRRDESNLEKIVPPKRTFGGIVKEQIGSIKPVFGELKNDIKERDEVGYVSTLQAPASLLNQRISNTRTFLANTYALSRFQKIAERLQVTTNDVALAICSGALRSYLLQLQQLPKESLIAFVPVSLRKDDSVSGNQTSLVLCNLATDITDLKERMNTIHASMTIGKDKFGRMAQAQVINYSAISYAWEGVNLLTNAYPKKQAFNILISNVPGPKETLYWNGAALTALYPASVIFNGQALNITLTSYLDKMHFGIIGCSRTLPNLEQLPDLIEAELTKLEALPELTELNH
- a CDS encoding WS/DGAT/MGAT family O-acyltransferase, encoding MRLLSILDLLFLMVEKRKQPMHVGGLFLFEVPVEADEDFVLSLVQQMQNSKVPPTFPFNQVLHNLTYWTKDEEFDVEHHFRHIALPKPARIRELLSYISKEHGRLLDRARPLWECHIIEGIEPEAPGRPKRFGLYFKIHHSLVDGVAAMRLVQKSLSQSPNETMTLPLWSLMMRHRYEIESILPDKKSSALSIIKDQFKTAKPVFSELARTVGQSKDSNFVRTTQAPASILNQSISSSRRFIAESYDINRFKNVASNLGVSLNDVVLTICSGALRNYLLALNELPDEPLIAWVPYSMRKDGSASGNQFAFILCNLGTHLENPLSRLKLVHSSMNDGKQRFGRMNQSEVINYSLVSYSWELVNILTSAYPKKQAFNLIISNVPGSQKKLFWNGAELRALYPASILFNGQAMNITLASYLDKIEFGIIACSKTLPKTQSLLKLLENELAYLELICNERKLGIRE
- a CDS encoding thiazole synthase — encoded protein: MQTVTEENHSLSSIEPLKNDTFQIGSRTFSSRLLVGTGKYKDLQQTGEAIEASGAEIVTVAIRRTNIGQHSDQPNLLDVISPEKYTILPNTAGCFDADTAIRTCQLARELLDGHNLVKLEVLGDQETLYPNVTQTLIAAQKLIDDGFEVMVYTSDDPIVAKELASMGCVAIMPLGSLIGSGLGLLNPHNLSLIIENTKAQNIPVLVDAGVGAASDAAIAMELGCDGVLMNSAIAHASNPVLMAHAMKHAIWAGRASYLAVRMPKRKMAVPSSPQTGYFFQ
- a CDS encoding SPOR and LysM peptidoglycan-binding domain-containing protein, with product MDSSRQLLLGTGVFIGGGILLLSMVKQMDAPKDTAADNAIKVEQVSSAVKSDQDPLTADLETEERLLAQKRLEREKKMAQLDQKTREFLTEQERAEALAMQKARLENEQYRSGAAEPVVDEVPKDQVTSKVAVPVTKPVVTARPVEQVATPVTGTQVQARTEAQPAKEAVKAKPEPKPQAETASKASSSTQKHTVRSGEGLIKLSRQYNVPVEAIVQANKLSKGAHIRVGQELTIPSRSQVDRLVRDYNASSGNQQKAQQTQAAASKPAAAASKAPTSQQGHQVKSGDGLIKLARQYNVPVEALAQANNMSTNSSLRVGQNITIPSRKQVERLQREAEQKKAAVAKKQDAQKRLAEARRKAANGEAKGTFGVQVALADSQQKADAIVKELRAAGYPATTSNTSKGVRVVVGPEKGKEAALALKDKINADPNADVNNAWVLYWR